TCACAAAAATAACCTTGTGCGTATTTTTTTTCACGAATCTGCTTCTATAACGAAGGCATCGGTGAAATCGCGCGCTCACCTCACTTCTTAGGAGCAGAAATATGATCATTGATTTTCGTGTACGGCCTCCGCTGCCCGGTTTTGAAAAGCTGTCCATTCTGGGTTCCACCCTAGGTTCAGGACTCATTAAATATAAAAGATGACAATGGCAGCGAGACAAATGGCCGAAAAGAACGTGTGTGCACAACGGTCATAACGCATGGCTATTCTGCGCCAATCCTTGAGTCGGCCAAACATGATTTCTATCTTGTGCCGCTGCTTGTAAACCTCCTTGTCATAGCCCACCGGAGTTTTCCGGCTGTGTCTGCCAGGAATACACGGCGTGATTCCTTTACGGGACAAGGCATGACGAAACCAGTCGGCATCATAGCCTCTATCCGCCAGAAGCTCCCTGGCCTGCGGCAGAGTATCAAGCAGGACAGCAGCGCCTTTGTAGTCGCTCACCTGACCGCCGGACAGATGGAAGGCCAACGGTTGACCGAAGGCATTGCAGACAGCGTGGAGTTTTGAATTCAGGCCGCCTTTTGTGCGTCCGATACATCGGGAAAGGCCCCTTTTTTCAGCAAACTTGCTGCTGTCCTGTGTGCCTTGAGATGTGTGGCATCAATCATCAAGCGTGTTGTGGAGCCGTTTTGCTCAACAAGCTCCGCAAAAATCCTGTTAAAGACACCCAATCGGCTCCAGCGGATAAAACGATTGTAGAGAGTTTTGTATGGTCCATACTCGCGCGGAGCATCTTTCCATTGCAGGCCGTGCTTGATGACATAGATAATGCCGCTGATGACACGTCTGTCATCGACTCTCGGAATGCCATGGGAACGTGGAAAGTAGCGTTTGATACGAGCAATCTGTTCATGAGAAAGATAAAAAAGTTCCTTNAAAATCCTGTTAAAGACACCCAATCGGCTCCAGCGGATAAAACGATTGTAGAGAGTTTTGTATGGTCCATACTCGCGCGGAGCATCTTTCCATTGCAGGCCGTGCTTGATGACATAGATAATGCCGCTGATGACACGTCTGTCATCGACTCTCGGAATGCCATGGGAACGTGGAAAGTAGCGTTTGATACGAGCAATCTGTTCATGAGAAAGATAAAAAAGTTCCTTCATGGCATCCTCCCTATGCCGACAATAAGAACTTCTTATCCTTTTGGCAAGTAATGAGTCCTGAGCCTACGCACCACGCCCAGCAAATCGCACATCAACGCCATCACATCCCTAGGCATGGCGGCCACCCCCATGGCCGGTTCGGAAATGCTCACCGGCATGCAGCAGGGCGTGGTCAAGGGCATGGATTGCGACATTCCCAGCATCTATTCCCACAAGTTCTATGAAGTCGGCCCGTATTTCTTTGCCTCCGACCATATTCCCGTATGCTACATTCTCGTGGCAAGTACCCGTTTTCTCAAGAAGCTCTCCCCAGAAGACCGCGCCATTGTGGAAGAAGGCATCAAGCTCTGGTACGACGCGAGCTCGAAAATGTACGTCGACTACTGCAGAAAGGCCATGGACGAGATGACGCAACAGCACGGCTGCAAGCTCACCGTTCCTTCCAAAGAAGAAAAGCAGCGCTGGATAGAGAAGAGCAAGGTCGCTTACGACCTGCTTTCCGACGATATGAAGAAAAAGGCCTTTGCGCTGCATAAGGTGTCATGGGGCGAGTAAGGTGTGAAAAACAAACGCGGCCCTTTCCGCAGAGCAGGGCCGCACCTGCGTAAGGCAGGGTACGAAAGGCCCTGCCTTCTATGTATGAAACGCCGGTGGAAGCCTTCACGGCTTCTGGCCTCGAAGGATCACCTCATGAAAAAAGTATGTATTACGGTACTGAAATGCGCCTGCCACAAGGAGCTGATCGAACGATTCTGCAAGAAAGACATAGGCCCCTGCCCCCGCTTCCGGCCGGGGCAGCGGTTCATCACCACCTTCCGCGAACCCAAAGGATTCTGCGGAGAAGCTTGGAAAGCCATAGAACATTACGTCTTTGCCCTTTCCTGCGGCGCTCCCCGCATTTTTGATGACGACGGAACCTGGGTAAGTCCAGAAAAAACGGCCATCGTCAGCTGCAACGACGGGATCCGCCCCGTAAGTTTCAAGGTCGAACAGATGGACGAGGAAGCATCTCCCACGGCGGCGGAATGGTATTACTGAGCTCCCCGCGTGGAGATGGGGCGGTCAGGCCGCTCTCTCCTCCACCGGCCTCAGCGTGCCCGCCAACACGGGAAGGGCGCGTATGGCGGCAAGAAAGATGACGAGTCCCACGCAGGGGGCGGCAGCCAGCGCCAGAAAGGCCGCGCTGTAGCTTGCATGGTGTGCGAAAAGCCCGCCGTAGGTATTGCTGAACGAAGCCCCTGCCCCCTGAATGGTCAACACCAGACCGAGGCCCATGTTGATGTGCCCGCTGCCCTGAAGAAGTCGGGCCACAATGCCCGGCGTGGCCACGCCGAGAAGCCCGGCCCCCACGCCGTCCAGCACCTGGACGGGAAGAATGTTCCAGGGACTCGCCCACAATCCTGCGATGGCTCCGCGCAACGGCAGCGCCAGAAGCGCCATGAGGAAAAGCCAGCCG
This genomic stretch from Mailhella massiliensis harbors:
- a CDS encoding IS5 family transposase (programmed frameshift), encoding MXKELFYLSHEQIARIKRYFPRSHGIPRVDDRRVISGIIYVIKHGLQWKDAPREYGPYKTLYNRFIRWSRLGVFNRIFAELVEQNGSTTRLMIDATHLKAHRTAASLLKKGAFSRCIGRTKGGLNSKLHAVCNAFGQPLAFHLSGGQVSDYKGAAVLLDTLPQARELLADRGYDADWFRHALSRKGITPCIPGRHSRKTPVGYDKEVYKQRHKIEIMFGRLKDWRRIAMRYDRCAHTFFSAICLAAIVIFYI
- a CDS encoding TRAP transporter substrate-binding protein — protein: MSLRTTPSKSHINAITSLGMAATPMAGSEMLTGMQQGVVKGMDCDIPSIYSHKFYEVGPYFFASDHIPVCYILVASTRFLKKLSPEDRAIVEEGIKLWYDASSKMYVDYCRKAMDEMTQQHGCKLTVPSKEEKQRWIEKSKVAYDLLSDDMKKKAFALHKVSWGE
- a CDS encoding TIGR04076 family protein, giving the protein MKKVCITVLKCACHKELIERFCKKDIGPCPRFRPGQRFITTFREPKGFCGEAWKAIEHYVFALSCGAPRIFDDDGTWVSPEKTAIVSCNDGIRPVSFKVEQMDEEASPTAAEWYY